The proteins below come from a single Candidatus Rokuibacteriota bacterium genomic window:
- a CDS encoding MaoC family dehydratase N-terminal domain-containing protein has protein sequence MSSLDIPAQEEGARMDGSLITDAMRDMIGRWQGEPHVGGQVHLDDIRRFAKAVGDNNPLWLDVDYAMGTRWRGIIAPPTFVDRFTPFYVLADDNSQGYLGGPLPITRPFKHGFSAGDEYESFRPVRPGDFITLTTRLDDVFEKQSRPGIGRMLLLRYVKAYRNQRNEVVSVCRWTSVCYEGPPEGEQIPDTSQTPARAPAIVNPVSPTIETEEQWAAQESFEDVKEGCELPSLSRLQTQKRFVRYAQASNDLSDIHYDYKLMRSRGMPDVIGQGALSAAYIANMVTNWCTPDGFLKKLSVQYRHYSFPGDVLTTKGVVTSKLQEHGDNLVACDVWAENQYGRKVTIGQAVVSLPARER, from the coding sequence GTGTCATCACTGGATATCCCAGCTCAAGAAGAGGGGGCACGGATGGATGGCTCATTAATCACCGACGCCATGCGGGATATGATCGGGAGGTGGCAGGGAGAACCACATGTCGGCGGCCAGGTCCACCTGGACGATATCCGCAGGTTCGCCAAAGCGGTTGGCGATAACAACCCTCTCTGGCTCGACGTGGACTACGCCATGGGAACGCGCTGGCGAGGCATCATCGCACCACCGACTTTCGTCGATCGCTTCACGCCGTTCTATGTCTTGGCCGATGATAATTCCCAGGGCTATCTAGGAGGGCCGCTCCCCATCACGCGGCCCTTCAAGCATGGCTTCAGCGCTGGTGACGAATACGAGAGCTTCAGACCTGTGCGGCCCGGCGATTTCATCACGCTCACCACCAGGCTGGATGACGTCTTTGAAAAGCAGAGCCGCCCAGGCATAGGCCGCATGCTGTTGCTGAGATATGTCAAGGCGTACCGAAACCAGCGGAACGAGGTCGTGTCGGTGTGTCGATGGACGTCCGTGTGTTACGAGGGCCCGCCCGAGGGAGAACAGATTCCTGACACGTCCCAAACGCCAGCGCGCGCGCCCGCCATCGTCAACCCTGTCTCGCCCACCATCGAGACGGAAGAGCAATGGGCCGCGCAAGAGTCTTTCGAAGATGTGAAGGAGGGATGTGAGCTGCCATCGCTGAGCAGACTGCAAACGCAGAAGCGTTTTGTTCGGTATGCCCAGGCCAGCAATGATCTTTCAGACATCCACTATGACTATAAACTTATGCGGTCGCGCGGGATGCCCGACGTCATAGGACAGGGCGCGTTGAGCGCGGCGTACATTGCCAACATGGTGACGAATTGGTGTACCCCGGACGGCTTTCTGAAAAAGCTCAGTGTCCAGTACCGGCACTACAGCTTTCCGGGAGACGTGTTAACCACCAAAGGCGTGGTGACCAGTAAGCTACAGGAGCATGGCGACAACCTTGTGGCATGCGATGTCTGGGCCGAAAACCAGTACGGCCGTAAGGTGACGATTGGACAAGCAGTGGTCAGCCTGCCCGCACGCGAAAGGTGA
- a CDS encoding sugar ABC transporter permease: MAQHRDVTLPMTGDKIERRRIKLRTTDILPFLFLLPFAIPFLLLFVWPLLHGFYLSFTDYHLIKGTSNFVGFRNYINLFLHDPVFLTSLKNTLLFVALNVPVVVIVALGLALLLSYPLKGKALFRAVFVTPYFISGAATAILFQFIFLPSGLVNYYLGKLGIQSFSLETSTVVAICVIVLITVWWRVGLATVVFLAGIEDIPDQFYEAARVDGAGSWQCFRYITLPLLRPVMVFVIIIRLIATFSMFDQVYLVTQGGPYGSTRVLLQYLYETAFSYYNLGSGSAIGWILFFLILSFSLFQLRYLRLSSAYDR, translated from the coding sequence ATGGCACAGCATCGTGACGTCACTCTGCCGATGACCGGAGACAAGATCGAGCGACGAAGAATCAAGCTCCGCACGACAGACATCCTCCCCTTTCTCTTCCTACTTCCCTTCGCTATCCCCTTCTTGCTTCTCTTCGTCTGGCCTCTCCTGCACGGGTTCTATCTCAGCTTCACCGATTATCACCTCATAAAGGGGACCAGTAATTTCGTGGGATTCAGAAACTATATTAACCTCTTTCTCCATGACCCTGTGTTTCTCACCAGCCTAAAAAACACACTCCTTTTCGTCGCTCTCAATGTCCCGGTGGTCGTGATCGTCGCCCTCGGCCTTGCCCTCTTGTTGAGTTATCCCCTCAAAGGGAAAGCTCTCTTTCGAGCCGTCTTCGTCACCCCTTACTTCATCAGCGGTGCGGCAACGGCCATACTCTTTCAATTTATCTTTTTGCCTTCTGGACTCGTCAATTACTACCTTGGCAAGCTCGGGATTCAGTCGTTTTCCTTGGAAACGAGCACCGTCGTCGCCATCTGTGTCATTGTTCTCATCACCGTCTGGTGGCGTGTGGGACTCGCCACGGTGGTCTTCTTAGCTGGCATAGAGGATATCCCGGATCAATTCTATGAGGCCGCCCGTGTCGACGGAGCCGGATCCTGGCAATGCTTTCGCTATATCACCCTTCCCCTTCTCCGCCCGGTGATGGTATTTGTGATCATCATCCGACTCATCGCCACTTTCAGCATGTTCGACCAAGTATATCTGGTCACCCAAGGGGGCCCCTACGGCAGCACTCGGGTGTTGCTCCAGTATTTGTATGAAACGGCGTTTTCCTATTACAACCTCGGGTCGGGCTCGGCTATCGGCTGGATTCTGTTCTTTCTTATTCTCTCTTTCTCCCTGTTTCAGCTCAGATATCTCCGTCTCTCGAGCGCCTATGACCGATAA
- a CDS encoding FAD-binding protein, whose protein sequence is MAELLETDVLVVGAGGAGMRAAYEAHLAGAKVVLAVKGRFGAIGVRGGGATAVGVSETGSMRPVGLPQRTPGDRLDPDQAYEDILQCGLGMADPRLVRVLVDQALETRRALEEWGMVPTFAEGYGVRTHGVPIVVTLQSVVRRSDIAVRERTVVTDLLVRDGTCVGALAVDEESGKVLAIKAASTILATGGLGRLFSLNFHPSCVTGDGYAVGYEAGAELFNMEFHQIFIGTVSPTVNLVHSWMWESYPRVTNVRGEEFLARYAPAGATVKACIDQRRLHHPFSTRDRLSRYIDLAIVSEAKAGRGTPRGGVFVEVHDPGYQIRPELLEWYRYRGIQWDRGPVEIGVCHHCCNGGLRIDAAGETTVSGLFAVGEVAAGPHGADRMGGNMLLASQVFGARAGRRAARRAAEADHLSIDQDQVARLESALRCPRPGGVHVGQAVEALAALAWNELLLPRSREGIEGALREIGRVRHEDLPRLDIRTPLELARAVELRNGLRAAEMVARACVVREESRGGHYRSEFPDQDDSRWLKVVSISRRDGQMRTDTRAIDPEWKPRTTDMWGRRWG, encoded by the coding sequence ATGGCCGAGCTCCTTGAAACCGATGTGCTGGTCGTGGGCGCGGGTGGCGCCGGCATGCGGGCGGCCTATGAGGCCCATCTGGCGGGGGCCAAGGTCGTGCTTGCCGTCAAGGGCCGGTTCGGCGCGATCGGGGTCAGGGGAGGAGGCGCGACGGCCGTCGGGGTCTCCGAGACCGGGTCCATGCGTCCGGTCGGCCTGCCGCAGAGGACGCCCGGCGACCGACTCGACCCGGACCAAGCGTACGAAGATATCCTCCAGTGCGGTCTCGGCATGGCCGACCCCCGACTCGTCCGTGTCCTGGTGGATCAGGCCCTTGAGACGCGCCGCGCCCTCGAGGAGTGGGGCATGGTGCCGACGTTCGCCGAGGGCTACGGCGTCAGGACGCATGGCGTCCCCATCGTAGTGACGTTGCAGAGCGTTGTTCGCAGAAGCGACATCGCGGTGCGGGAAAGAACCGTGGTCACCGATCTCCTGGTCAGAGACGGCACCTGCGTAGGCGCGCTGGCCGTGGACGAGGAGAGCGGCAAGGTGCTGGCCATCAAGGCGGCTTCAACCATTCTGGCCACGGGGGGACTCGGCCGATTGTTCTCGCTCAACTTCCATCCTTCCTGCGTCACCGGGGATGGTTACGCGGTGGGTTACGAAGCCGGGGCTGAGCTGTTCAATATGGAGTTCCATCAAATCTTCATCGGCACCGTTTCCCCGACGGTCAATCTCGTCCACAGCTGGATGTGGGAGTCCTATCCACGTGTGACCAACGTCCGGGGCGAGGAGTTCCTGGCGCGATACGCACCCGCGGGCGCCACGGTCAAGGCGTGCATAGATCAGAGACGCCTGCACCATCCCTTCAGCACTCGGGATCGCCTTTCGCGCTACATCGATCTCGCCATCGTCAGCGAAGCCAAAGCGGGCCGTGGGACCCCCAGGGGCGGGGTGTTTGTGGAGGTGCATGACCCCGGCTACCAGATCCGGCCCGAGCTTCTCGAGTGGTACCGCTACCGGGGCATTCAATGGGACCGTGGTCCCGTTGAGATTGGCGTCTGTCATCACTGCTGTAACGGTGGCTTGCGGATCGATGCGGCCGGAGAGACGACCGTGTCGGGCCTCTTTGCAGTGGGCGAGGTGGCGGCGGGCCCGCATGGGGCCGACCGCATGGGCGGCAACATGCTGCTGGCCTCGCAGGTGTTCGGGGCTCGCGCCGGTCGCCGGGCAGCGCGTCGGGCGGCGGAGGCGGACCATCTGTCCATTGATCAGGACCAGGTGGCCAGGTTGGAGAGCGCCTTGCGGTGCCCACGGCCAGGGGGGGTGCACGTGGGGCAAGCCGTGGAGGCGCTCGCGGCACTGGCCTGGAATGAACTGTTGCTGCCACGCTCACGCGAAGGGATCGAGGGAGCCTTGCGGGAGATCGGTCGCGTGCGCCATGAGGACCTTCCCCGCCTCGACATTCGGACGCCGCTGGAGCTGGCACGAGCGGTGGAGCTCCGTAACGGTCTCCGCGCCGCGGAGATGGTGGCCCGCGCCTGCGTCGTGCGCGAGGAGAGCCGAGGAGGCCATTACCGGTCGGAGTTCCCAGACCAGGACGATTCGCGCTGGCTGAAGGTCGTCTCGATCAGCAGGCGAGACGGGCAGATGCGCACTGACACGCGGGCCATCGATCCCGAGTGGAAGCCCAGGACGACTGACATGTGGGGGCGCCGGTGGGGCTAA
- a CDS encoding MaoC/PaaZ C-terminal domain-containing protein, whose protein sequence is MSTGRRHYEDVQVGEAHVSPSITITEAHIVQFAGISSDFSRLHMDEEYGKTSIFGTRVAHGLLGLAITDGLKGRTDAFRVEGLASLGWTWDFAGPIRIGDTVTVHFKVARKRETRKPDQGIVYLACELMNQRGEVVHRGEHRLMVKRKCE, encoded by the coding sequence ATGAGCACCGGACGACGGCACTACGAAGATGTTCAAGTGGGTGAGGCCCATGTCTCGCCCTCGATCACGATCACCGAGGCGCATATCGTGCAGTTCGCGGGGATATCCAGCGATTTCAGTCGGCTCCATATGGACGAGGAGTATGGAAAGACCAGCATTTTTGGGACGCGGGTTGCCCATGGTCTGTTGGGACTGGCGATTACCGACGGGCTCAAGGGGCGGACAGATGCGTTTCGCGTGGAGGGGCTCGCCTCCTTGGGCTGGACCTGGGACTTCGCCGGCCCGATCCGGATCGGAGACACGGTGACCGTGCACTTCAAGGTGGCCAGGAAGCGGGAAACCCGGAAGCCAGACCAGGGTATCGTGTATCTCGCCTGCGAGTTGATGAATCAGCGCGGAGAGGTCGTCCACCGAGGGGAACATCGCCTCATGGTGAAACGCAAGTGCGAGTGA
- a CDS encoding enoyl-CoA hydratase-related protein: MAYEYALYEKKGRIAFVTINRPQVMNAVNYAANAELYDIWTDFMADPEVWSAILTGAGDKAFCAGSDIKAMASLTEEQRAMTNSKREASDSRFQEGGMVHREIWKPIIAAVNGYCLGGGLEIAMACDMAIASHTASFGMPEIRNIGGYPGSGGVHRLPRHIPPKLAMQMLLTGEHITAEESLRMGLINKMVPPAQLMQEAIAMADKVNENSPVAVRIIKEMVTKSLDLPLEYPDTQGIRAWDLDDRVGAKLRESEDWKSREGPRAFVEKRKPVWKGQ; the protein is encoded by the coding sequence ATGGCATACGAGTACGCCCTCTACGAGAAGAAGGGAAGGATCGCGTTTGTGACCATCAATCGCCCCCAGGTGATGAACGCGGTGAACTACGCCGCCAACGCGGAGCTCTATGACATCTGGACGGACTTCATGGCGGATCCCGAGGTGTGGAGCGCCATATTGACCGGCGCGGGTGATAAGGCCTTCTGTGCCGGGTCTGACATCAAGGCCATGGCCTCGCTGACGGAAGAGCAGCGGGCGATGACCAACTCAAAGAGAGAGGCCAGCGATTCCCGTTTCCAAGAAGGCGGGATGGTCCACCGGGAGATCTGGAAACCTATCATCGCAGCCGTCAACGGCTACTGCCTGGGCGGCGGGTTGGAGATCGCCATGGCCTGCGATATGGCCATCGCATCGCACACGGCCAGCTTCGGGATGCCGGAAATCAGAAACATCGGCGGCTATCCCGGGTCCGGTGGGGTCCATCGTCTGCCGCGGCACATTCCTCCCAAGCTAGCCATGCAGATGCTCCTCACGGGGGAACACATCACCGCCGAGGAATCCCTGAGGATGGGGCTGATCAACAAGATGGTGCCCCCCGCCCAGCTCATGCAGGAAGCGATAGCGATGGCGGACAAGGTCAACGAGAACTCGCCGGTCGCAGTGCGGATTATTAAGGAGATGGTGACCAAGAGCCTGGATCTGCCCCTTGAATACCCGGACACCCAGGGGATACGGGCGTGGGACCTCGACGATCGAGTGGGGGCCAAGCTGCGCGAATCAGAGGACTGGAAGTCGAGGGAGGGGCCGCGGGCGTTTGTGGAGAAGCGGAAGCCAGTTTGGAAAGGGCAATAA
- a CDS encoding carbohydrate ABC transporter permease has protein sequence MLHLRRQGLGRVSTTTARSKALKGIKATPFFVLLVLLALLWGAPLLWMLVTSLKHEWTILTPRVSWIPNPPTLANYHELIDPARAVNIFNSFKTSLIAAVSYTLLVLTTSSFAAFVFARLEFRGRNFLFLVVLSSIMVPSDTLMVPLYLLMYKMNWLDTYMALVLPGIGNAFGVFLLRQFMVSIPKELQEAALVDGAGYFYIFLRIIIPLSKPALATLAIFSFITNWNSFLWPLIVVSSDDMMTLPMALVQFRSSYASMDYGVVMASVMVAVLFPLLVFFFAQDFIIKGMSRTGLKG, from the coding sequence ATGCTGCACCTCCGGCGTCAAGGACTCGGCCGCGTGTCAACCACCACTGCGCGCAGCAAGGCGCTCAAAGGGATAAAAGCGACTCCCTTCTTCGTCCTCCTGGTCTTGCTGGCTCTGCTGTGGGGAGCGCCGCTCCTCTGGATGCTCGTGACCTCGCTGAAGCATGAATGGACGATCCTCACGCCCCGGGTGAGCTGGATACCCAACCCACCCACGCTAGCGAATTACCATGAGTTAATCGACCCGGCACGAGCAGTCAACATCTTCAACTCCTTCAAGACCAGCCTGATTGCGGCCGTGTCCTATACATTGTTGGTCCTCACCACGAGCTCCTTTGCCGCGTTTGTCTTTGCCCGGCTCGAGTTTAGAGGCAGAAATTTTCTGTTCCTTGTGGTCCTTTCCAGCATCATGGTGCCTTCTGACACGCTTATGGTCCCGCTATATCTTCTCATGTACAAGATGAACTGGTTGGACACCTATATGGCGCTCGTGCTACCAGGTATCGGCAACGCGTTTGGGGTATTTCTTCTTCGGCAGTTTATGGTCAGTATTCCCAAGGAACTGCAGGAAGCCGCGCTCGTCGATGGGGCGGGCTACTTCTATATCTTCCTGCGGATCATCATTCCTCTCAGCAAGCCAGCCTTGGCAACATTGGCCATATTCTCCTTCATCACGAACTGGAATTCCTTTCTTTGGCCGTTGATAGTGGTCTCGAGCGACGATATGATGACGTTGCCCATGGCTCTGGTGCAATTTCGTTCGTCGTACGCGTCTATGGACTACGGAGTGGTCATGGCCTCCGTGATGGTGGCAGTTCTCTTTCCTCTGCTGGTCTTCTTCTTTGCCCAGGACTTTATTATCAAGGGGATGAGCAGGACCGGGTTGAAAGGATGA
- a CDS encoding CoA transferase: MALPYEGVRMLDFTQLEQGPSATQVMADFGADVIKVERIDAGEIGRRQMPQIHGMSFYFLANNRNKRSLSLDLQQPEAKAIIYKLVKAADIVASNFRPGVMDRLGLGYEKLKAINPRIIWAAASGYGLTGPYAKRIGQDLLAQAMGGLMSMTGEPDGPPTATGTWIADYLGAMLFAQGMMVALAAREKTGRGQIVDSNLLNGMIASHLQENAAVLNVGQKYPRPPRGGGHAGSGPLYGVYECKAGKYYALMGVFVDNPLDQLSKALDIQPSLAEDPRWKGVDMRSDEAWQLRPLLEKAFKQFTREEVEKRFAEHDLPPGRVYDLDEVFQDPQVVHNDMVLTASHPAYGRVNLTGFPVKLSETPATLRLPPPTVGEHNLEVLRECGYSGEEIRALQARGVVGSEHLKSAPHGAAA; this comes from the coding sequence GTGGCACTGCCATACGAAGGCGTGCGCATGCTTGACTTTACACAGTTGGAGCAAGGTCCTTCCGCCACTCAGGTCATGGCGGATTTCGGGGCAGACGTGATCAAGGTAGAGCGCATCGATGCCGGAGAGATTGGCCGCCGACAGATGCCGCAGATTCACGGCATGAGTTTCTACTTCTTGGCCAACAACCGTAACAAGCGCAGCCTGAGCCTCGACCTCCAGCAGCCAGAAGCCAAGGCGATTATCTACAAGCTCGTCAAAGCCGCTGATATTGTCGCGTCCAACTTTCGCCCAGGAGTCATGGATCGCCTGGGACTCGGTTACGAGAAGTTGAAGGCGATCAATCCCCGGATCATTTGGGCTGCTGCCTCCGGCTATGGCCTGACAGGTCCGTATGCGAAGCGTATTGGACAGGATCTGCTGGCCCAAGCTATGGGGGGACTGATGTCGATGACGGGCGAACCGGACGGTCCCCCCACCGCGACCGGTACCTGGATAGCGGACTATCTGGGTGCCATGTTGTTCGCGCAGGGCATGATGGTGGCGTTGGCTGCCCGGGAAAAGACCGGGCGTGGCCAGATCGTCGACTCTAACCTCCTGAACGGCATGATCGCCAGCCACCTCCAGGAGAACGCTGCCGTTCTCAATGTGGGCCAGAAGTACCCAAGACCCCCGCGCGGCGGCGGGCATGCGGGAAGCGGCCCGTTGTACGGCGTCTACGAGTGCAAAGCCGGCAAGTACTACGCCCTCATGGGTGTATTCGTCGACAACCCCCTCGACCAGCTCAGCAAAGCCCTTGATATCCAGCCCTCGCTCGCCGAGGATCCACGCTGGAAGGGCGTTGACATGAGAAGCGACGAAGCGTGGCAGCTCAGGCCCCTTTTGGAGAAGGCGTTCAAACAGTTCACCCGGGAGGAAGTCGAGAAACGATTTGCGGAGCACGATCTACCTCCCGGCCGTGTGTACGATCTCGACGAGGTCTTCCAGGATCCACAGGTGGTGCACAACGATATGGTGCTCACGGCCTCGCACCCGGCCTATGGACGCGTCAACCTGACCGGATTCCCCGTCAAGCTCTCCGAGACTCCGGCCACCTTGCGCCTACCGCCACCCACCGTGGGTGAGCACAACCTGGAGGTCTTGCGCGAGTGCGGGTACTCTGGCGAGGAGATCCGAGCTCTGCAAGCCCGGGGTGTGGTCGGCTCCGAACACCTCAAGTCGGCACCCCACGGCGCCGCCGCCTGA
- a CDS encoding ABC transporter substrate-binding protein — protein MTSNVRVMGKNAAIVALCILCLGVWGATAEAAQKTKIEFWTYYTGPDGKVMASVVEAFNKQSPDVEVAFRVPGWGADLTTKVATAMVAGAPPALLALHDWEVPAFKGKIHRLTDEELAKLGIKKADFYETPWNLGVFEGERLGIAESTGTVNLYYNRDMFKAAGLDPNKPPTNREEFVSAAVKLTRDLDGDGKIDQWGFCPRTRTHPDYHTWIWQNGGQYLTSDRKKAAFNTPEAEAALQFGRDLIFKYKVCPPDPGRGTAPQDEFYAGRQAMHINGPWEVSKMLQQNAEKGTHFDVAKIPWIFDKVKSIYGSNHVWIYPIRRSEDKAQFQAALKFTAWFFKEGNKLWFPAYGTISKPIEAWAREQRDPKITTLVLWTEQQKYIRFLPAVEAMREAEDIFFAEFSKAIWRNDIPIKEVLTTAEKRVNAALAK, from the coding sequence ATGACGAGTAACGTCCGAGTGATGGGAAAGAACGCGGCCATTGTTGCCTTGTGTATTCTCTGCCTCGGCGTGTGGGGAGCGACCGCCGAGGCGGCACAAAAGACCAAGATCGAGTTTTGGACCTATTACACCGGACCGGATGGAAAGGTCATGGCCTCGGTGGTGGAGGCTTTCAACAAGCAGAGCCCCGATGTCGAAGTCGCGTTTCGCGTGCCCGGATGGGGAGCTGACCTCACCACCAAAGTGGCGACCGCGATGGTTGCCGGGGCACCACCGGCTCTCCTCGCGCTCCATGACTGGGAGGTCCCGGCCTTCAAGGGCAAAATCCACCGTCTGACGGATGAGGAACTCGCCAAGCTTGGCATTAAGAAGGCGGATTTCTACGAGACGCCCTGGAACCTGGGGGTATTTGAGGGTGAGCGACTCGGCATTGCTGAATCCACCGGTACCGTGAATCTTTATTACAACAGGGACATGTTCAAGGCCGCCGGGTTGGATCCGAATAAGCCCCCGACCAACCGGGAGGAGTTCGTCAGCGCCGCTGTGAAGCTCACCAGGGATCTAGATGGTGACGGCAAGATCGATCAGTGGGGGTTTTGTCCCCGAACACGAACCCATCCCGACTATCATACTTGGATCTGGCAGAACGGAGGACAGTATCTGACCTCCGATCGCAAAAAGGCGGCGTTCAATACGCCGGAAGCGGAAGCGGCGCTTCAGTTCGGACGAGACCTCATCTTCAAGTATAAAGTCTGTCCCCCCGACCCAGGACGGGGAACGGCCCCCCAGGACGAATTCTATGCCGGCCGCCAGGCGATGCACATCAATGGCCCCTGGGAAGTCAGCAAGATGTTGCAGCAGAATGCAGAGAAGGGAACCCATTTCGATGTGGCCAAGATTCCCTGGATCTTTGACAAAGTGAAGAGCATCTACGGCAGCAACCATGTCTGGATCTACCCGATTCGGAGATCGGAAGACAAAGCGCAGTTTCAAGCGGCCTTGAAGTTCACCGCCTGGTTCTTCAAAGAGGGCAATAAGCTCTGGTTCCCCGCGTATGGCACCATCAGTAAGCCGATCGAGGCCTGGGCACGCGAACAGCGTGACCCGAAGATCACGACATTGGTTCTCTGGACGGAACAACAGAAATATATCCGCTTCCTGCCAGCCGTAGAAGCAATGCGTGAGGCAGAGGATATCTTCTTCGCCGAGTTCTCCAAGGCTATCTGGCGGAACGATATCCCCATCAAAGAGGTGTTAACCACCGCCGAGAAACGCGTAAACGCCGCTCTGGCAAAATAA
- a CDS encoding CaiB/BaiF CoA-transferase family protein has protein sequence MTLPLANVRITDFTIMMQGPHATQMLADLGAEVIKVERPHLPGSRPDVRYGLHGGYGKTQEDSTFMAATFLAHNRNKKSIRVDLRQEKGKAIVRRLLKTSDVVYQNFRPGVMARLGFGYDDCCKINPSIIYASATGYGPDGPYVHKPGQDLLAQALGGFDAVNATADGRPMAIGFSISDLMGAVYGAVGVLAALYHRQLTGEGQQVDVSLLDGTIAALSEVAVHFLNTGIEPQRGTPMHACPYLPTPYGIYRTKDGYITISGGHKTPALSKVLGLPNLADDPRFDTDWKRDQNRAEMERIIEQALSRKTTAEWLSLMEKEDLWVAPVRRLPEVFNDPQVLHNDMVVTVQSPIGPLKLPGVPYKLSKTPAQVRTAPPTLGQHTEEILKSIGYSQEEIAALEKEHVV, from the coding sequence ATGACCCTACCCTTGGCGAACGTCAGAATTACGGATTTCACCATCATGATGCAGGGGCCTCACGCGACGCAGATGCTCGCGGACCTGGGAGCCGAGGTCATCAAAGTAGAAAGACCCCATCTGCCCGGCAGCCGTCCGGATGTGCGCTACGGCCTACATGGCGGCTATGGCAAGACGCAGGAGGACAGTACCTTCATGGCCGCCACCTTCCTGGCTCACAATCGGAACAAGAAGAGCATCAGAGTCGACCTGAGACAGGAAAAAGGCAAAGCGATCGTCCGTCGACTGCTCAAAACGTCCGACGTGGTCTACCAGAACTTTCGGCCCGGCGTGATGGCGCGCCTTGGCTTCGGCTACGACGATTGCTGCAAGATCAATCCCTCGATCATCTATGCCTCGGCCACGGGTTATGGACCGGATGGCCCTTACGTTCACAAACCGGGACAGGACCTGCTGGCGCAAGCTCTGGGTGGATTCGATGCCGTCAACGCCACCGCGGACGGGCGTCCGATGGCCATCGGGTTTTCCATCTCAGACCTCATGGGAGCCGTGTATGGGGCCGTTGGGGTGCTGGCCGCCCTGTATCATCGACAGCTCACGGGTGAGGGACAGCAAGTCGACGTGAGTCTCCTGGACGGCACCATCGCGGCGCTCTCAGAGGTGGCAGTGCATTTCCTGAATACAGGCATCGAGCCCCAACGCGGCACCCCCATGCACGCCTGTCCCTACCTTCCGACCCCTTACGGCATCTATAGGACGAAGGACGGCTATATCACCATATCCGGTGGCCACAAGACGCCGGCCTTGTCGAAGGTATTGGGGCTCCCGAATCTGGCTGACGATCCGCGCTTTGATACGGACTGGAAGCGTGACCAGAATCGCGCCGAGATGGAGCGCATCATCGAGCAGGCGTTGAGCCGGAAGACAACTGCCGAGTGGTTATCACTGATGGAGAAAGAGGACCTGTGGGTGGCACCGGTCAGGCGTCTTCCCGAAGTCTTCAACGATCCGCAGGTCTTGCACAATGACATGGTCGTGACGGTGCAAAGCCCGATCGGGCCCCTGAAGTTGCCGGGCGTACCCTATAAGCTCTCCAAGACTCCCGCGCAAGTCCGCACGGCCCCACCTACGCTAGGGCAGCATACCGAGGAGATCTTGAAGTCTATCGGCTACAGCCAGGAAGAGATCGCGGCATTGGAGAAAGAACACGTCGTCTAA